A region of Lycium barbarum isolate Lr01 chromosome 1, ASM1917538v2, whole genome shotgun sequence DNA encodes the following proteins:
- the LOC132638710 gene encoding uncharacterized protein LOC132638710 — MDMKKKDKGVIMASPFISKLNDSSKYDFVKVKVWLGDNDDHYYVLSRFLLSRMLTVTKIPTHVAVKIALDLKKLLVDNSLLDVSQADLEANLFKLMKRRGFGEEYIKHYKMMTRFHYQRVALVILVCGTACVGKSTIATQLAQRLNLPNVLQTEMVHELLRTSTDAPLALSPVWARDFSSSEELITEFCRECRIIWKGLAGDLRKATKDGKPIIIEGMHLDPRIFLMEEKHKLLPLPTAARKEPYISKVKDNEESIPIIGLGSQSDDIDRYPENVSSEGASSKLDKLTDSLKSMDIVEKTSENAEPEHPNKSSDHAGEVVIDSGADQNPAHGKQTSGDKPIFVPIVLRMADFDHKAFLEEWVATRTFREKHPTQDKDKVITNLMTIQDYLCSFTSQGLTVVDVSAETFPQTLDWLHNYLLQCLEQGF; from the exons ATGGATATGAAGAAGAAGGATAAGGGAGTTATAATGGCGAGTCCTTTCATCTCCAAACTAAATGATTCTTCCAAATACGACTTCGTTAAG GTGAAGGTATGGCTAGGTGATAATGACGATCATTACTATGTTCTCTCCAGATTTTTGCTCAGCAGAATGTTAACTGTCACTAAG ATACCAACTCATGTGGCGGTTAAGATTGCCCTTGATCTTAAAAAGCTTCTTGTTGATAACAGCCTTCTTGATGT CTCACAAGCAGATTTAGAGGCAAACTTGTTTAAG CTTATGAAGCGGAGAGGTTTCGGAGAAGAGTATATAAAACATTATAAAATGATGACAAG ATTTCACTACCAGAGAGTTGCTCTTGTAATTCTTGTTTGTGGTACTGCCTGTGTTGGGAAGTCTACTATCGCTACCCAACTTGCACAACGGCTGAACTTGCCAAATGTCTTGCAG ACAGAAATGGTGCATGAATTGCTGCGCACATCAACAGA TGCACCTTTGGCGTTATCTCCAGTATGGGCACGTGATTTCAGCTCATCTGAGGAGCTGATAACTGAATTTTGCAGAGAATGCAGAATAATATGGAAAG GTTTGGCTGGCGATTTGAGAAAAGCAACGAAAGATGGTAAACCGATTATAATTGAG GGAATGCATTTAGATCCAAGAATATTCCTGATGGAAGAAAAGCATAAGTTACTACCACTGCCTACTGCAGCCCGCAAAGAACCATACATTTCGAAGGTCAAAGACAACGAGGAAAGCATTCCCATTATTGGACTTGGCAGTCAGAGTGATGATATAGATCGCTATCCTGAGAATGTTAGTTCAGAAGGAGCATCTTCTAAGTTAGATAAGCTAACAGATTCTCTGAAGTCCATGGATATTGTCGAAAAAACTTCTGAAAACGCAG AACCGGAGCATCCTAACAAATCTTCTGACCATGCTGGTGAAGTAGTTATAGATTCAGGAGCAGACCAAAATCCTGCTCACGGAAAACAAACTTCGGGTGATAAACCAATATTTGTTCCTATAGTTCTAAGGATGGCTGACTTTGACCATAAG GCATTCCTGGAGGAGTGGGTAGCTACTCGTACATTCAGGGAGAAGCATCCTACCCAG GATAAAGATAAAGTGATAACTAACTTGATGACTATTCAGGACTACCTGTGTTCCTTTACATCACAG GGTTTGACTGTTGTTGACGTATCAGCTGAAACATTTCCACAGACACTAGATTGGCTGCATAATTATCTTCTTCAG TGTCTTGAGCAAGGTTTCTAG